Within the Rosa rugosa chromosome 2, drRosRugo1.1, whole genome shotgun sequence genome, the region TTGTTAGGTATGGTTGGTTTTAAAATATGTATTATCCTGGCTAAACGTTAAGCTCCCATATAGTGGGTTTGGTTAAGTAGAGGAGATTATTGGATTTACTTGTGAGTTGTGACCGACTTGtcatatgatgatgatgataaaaaCCAAACATTCGGTCCTCATCATCATTTTATATCTTAAATTCTTAACCAAGACCTCTTACGCAGTGTAGTAATTAATTTTATGCGCCACCACATTATTTCAAAGCCTAAAAAAGACGTCGAACACATTTCTGTCAAATCAGAGCTCGATGGTATAAAGGAGAACAAGAATAGCTAGAAAATAGCATTACAATTTGGGAAATGGACAATACCTTAACCCTAGATGGAGCAAAACAAATTTTAACATCcttatacctttttttttttttttttttaatattcaaAGAGAAATTCATTAACTTGAAACAAGAAAAGATCGGGTAATAGCAGAGCAAAAAAGCTGCTGCCCCCATTACATCATTGCCCAGCAAATTCCTTATCCTAATAaacgtaaaaaaaaaagaaggaaaagctTAATGAATTTATTTCCTCTGTTAATTTCAACCGAAAAATGAATTGCAAAAATATGAATGAGGCTTCTTGCGTGCAATGCCAGATATTACTTGCTTCCAAGCTCATTGTAAGCATTGAGTGAAACAAGACTCTCTACATAGACATGACTCTTGTAATAACTACATACTGGAATTCCGAGATACGTTCTTGATTTTGTCTTTGTATTGTACAAAACCATTTCCCTATCCAAGTCTAATACGATTTCATCGTTTCCCAAAAACCATATCAGCCGTGATAAGGATATCAAATTTCCACATCCCAACGGTTGCGGGATTGTGAGATATTTAGTCCAAGACTCTTTCACCCCATATTCCTTCATCACCCATAGTTCTTTCTGAAAGCGAGAAGTTATGTTGAAAACAAGTAGGCACAAGCACCCTTCTAAAGCACCCACTCTGTACTGATCATAACGTGTATTTGTTCCATAATCAGGTTGTGGCACTTCCATGTATGCCTCACTTGTTAGATTAAGAGAAATAATTACCTTAGTGAACACATCATTTAATATTCTTCTCACCAACCAATATAGAGCTCCACTTACAAAAGTAGCACACTTCTCAGTCAGACTGGCACCGAGAGGATAGTCTTGAATCCTTCTCCAAGAATTTGTtcttaatgtgtagatcattgaTTTATAAGTCGCAGTTTTCGACTGGTAAAGCACACTCAGTACCTTGTAGTCGTCACTATTGTAGTCATAACCAAATCCATGTAACATCGGTAAACTATAACTATCCTCACCATTGCCTTCTTTTACTTCAACACACTCTCTGGTACATGGATTCCACaagaaaaccctaaccttaTAACTATCATGGACTTCTACACATACCAAACCATCACAAGAACCTCTGATATCGAAATCGAGTCTGGCTTGATGACGATTTTGGCCACCAGCAGGATTAAGCTTCTCGATGAGGACATCAATCGGAATTTCTCGCGGTGTGGATTCTGGAGAGTAACACATTAgatgtaatacccgaaaaattcaagttaatttccgatgacgttttggaaatgatttcgtggtcgtggacacgagtacgaagcttagaggagtgtggaattagttcgagcgattttattttgaaaactgaacgttttaggggggtcaaaggagttgactttttatacattgggaaattgggaaaacttccttcatgaaagttgtagagcgcgtcgatacgagttcgtggacatatggaacgtaatattcggagttcgtatgaataagttacgaatatttgaaaattgggattttctataaatatgaaaaaaaatccgaatattgcaaatgaggacagaatttctggaactccagaaatttctccccatttctctcccgagcccagccgcgaccccctcccttcgtcaccttcgttcttcctcatccggccaccgattgatgtgaaacaaagtgggtttttctggtctcgaccccctttacgagtttgtagaagaaatcgaagtgaaatacgagctgtatgaggctctacaaggtcgagaagagagcctcgtcggagacgaaatcgctcttccccactttttctgggctctactttgtctggccatatcttcctctacaggcctccgatcgacctgattccaaaagcaatttttctcaccgtgaagttttctacaacttttcagaagacatcgacttgagataaccatcgtggtggccgctagaagaccgagaagccgcacagccgagctggaaatcgtcttccttcgccaccttggttctcccagctccggccactatagctcgagttctttgagggcttttctagcccagaggaagtagaagctatccccaagaaggcttgcagcgatttgatccggggtgatcgaattttgaagattgggaaactagggttcttcgggtttcaaaacttgcgaggtaaaattctactttttggcttataatctgactttggtgtagttatgaaaagtgaaattggagttgagttgaaggactttgatgttgggagttttgtctaattttgacttcgGATGGGTGGctgtgccgccactgtgatggtggtttccggcgacctccggacaccccaaggacagtttctgtccatttttgtgttctacgtgtcgatacgatcgtttgcatatataattcataatttttggatatcgtatgatgaagttatgaatttttaagtttcgatcgatttcgatcgttagatttgtgatatgtgaagttaggaccgtcagatggacttgtagttttgatacgatgatcttatgactgtcccagtggctttgtgtggtcatgggcgaagatccgaccgttggatcttcgtataaatgcaaaacggtgattagggaggcgattcgtgagaatccgtccgtcggatttttgtataaatttgtgaagatgttagtaaggacgattcaggaagatctgaccgttggatcttcgtgatgatttttggggggtgatcctaaaggcgatccgtgaggatccgaccgttggatcatcatttaatttcgatccgaccgttggattgtcgtttgagtatgtttttgagctattggctaagttaaggtcatgtgtgattaggtgattgacggtttcccttgggtgaacgatttcggtgtgtattgtgttgaattgaagacgcagcgggaatatcgaggtgagtaaatcgcacatggttcattcacgaaccgaaattcggtgattttatttaattgagaaattgtggaaattgttttacgaaaataaatatttgttttaaattatatggacttgatcgactacggtccataggtaagtaaaatgtatttaaactataaaaatgaatttctagattttattgcatgtgaactatagttggtattagtggtcactcttgtgtgggtgactacgtatatatatatttacgtggaatatatattggatggtgtgatttactgagttatattttgagcattacccttggaatatgtgatttatcttagatgttgtgttgtctatgataatgggtaattgagtaaagtgcgatagttgagtcgttgagatgaattaaatgaggagtcgagtgaattgagaaaagcagtcattcgtaaggtgaaccttggcccaggtgacactttacgatacagttagagctctagtctgtctgccatcatactgcttgggggataaacgagttatcatatgcccttgggtatgacatgacatactgaatggggtgattaatataattaatcataagcctgtaagtatgatatactgaatggggtgattaatctaattaatcataagcctgtaagtataatatactgcatgggatgatttatataaataaatcataagcctgtgagtatatattgagtaaacagttgtttgtttttgagtagtcatgttgagatgtgagttgattgatgcttgaagtgacattgtacacttcaattattatgcaaagaaaatacttgagttaaatttatgcatgagttgatttggttactttaaatcgtgcaatcctttcatttactcatacgagctttgcaaaaagcttaccgggtttgtattgttgcaatcccggtacactattcaaacggtgtagcgggtaatcctgcaggtcaggagaatcagggcggtgatcgagcgggttagagtatttgttatagttttacagcatttgtaatagtgaggtgagttaagctcattgagccttacaatttgatttggtgagagtgtgttgtaataattaacttgaggatttgatttattgtaatattgagaggtgtgaagtgtggttgtttgtgagaaaaaaattcaggacgtttattctattaagttgtataattcatgtttcggattttaattgtatttaaaattcggggcgtgacattagaACTTTAGATTCCCGACTTATGATCAGTCTTTTGGAAGTCGTGCTGCTGCTGTAATAATTTTGAGCACATAGAATTGGATGATGTTTTTTCACGAACTCAGTACTTGAGATTAAGGACAGCCATGACTTGCACACAGCTTTAAATTGTAGCAAAGACTTGACAGGAAGTCTTGCAAGTATTTCAAAGATTATCTCGAAGGGAAGGTGAGGAATGGCTGATGATGACCCTTGTTGCTTTGGCTTTCTTGAACGTGCTTCTCTAACAGAATCCATgctttttgatcaaataagaattTTTAGGGTTTGAGTACCAAAGAGGTTGTATTTTACGTGTACGTGGCATACCTAGCACGAGGTTTATATAGAGGAGAGTACGGATTGTAACCCTAAAGCCACGGTGCAGCCTCCATAGGAAAATATCGACCCAAAAGAATTAGATTTTTCTATTTCTAGTAAACAAGAAGAGGTGATTTTTTTTACGGCAGGCTTCTGTTTTGCTGggcttattttgttttgttattctCTGGGTATACAACACTTAACAAGTACCAAGAGGAAATGAGACCTGCAAAACTAAAAATCACTCCGACACCAGAGTCAATGTCAAGTCAAGAGGAGTCAAAAATGAAATTGAGTTGATATTTGTTACCTTGCTAGCCATCATTCCTGCCCCTCTTTTCAGCCTGAGTTTGAGAATTTATATTGCTTGTATTCTTGATCCTCACTTCATGGTCCTGAACCCATATTGTACTTCATATTGTAATCGGAGGAGTGGTATTTTCACATTCTTCCACTATCCGATCATGTTTTACCGTCTATTACCGTATttagttgttgttgttttttttttttttttcggcttCAATTGTTGAACCTCCTTGAGTAGTGCTACATACAccaaaaaattatacaaaaaaCTAAAACCAAAGGATGTGGCATCCTACGTGGCGTATATCCAGTCATCACCTTCAATTAAATAATTTGCAGCATATTATCTATCTAATAATATTCATTTTCAATTAACctaaaaatgtaaaaaaaaaaaaaaaaaatttaaaataactTCCTTATATAAAAGGAAGACGTGATGATCAAACAAAGCAATCTATAACTCTGCAAATTTAACGGTTCACAAATGTATAGAAAGAGGTGGATGATTATAGATAACCAGCCTTGaaaaattaaactttttttttagaagagaaaaaaaaaataaacataacTGAAGTCATGTAATCTAGCTAACTAAGATGTCGCTCATCTTTAGAAATT harbors:
- the LOC133730944 gene encoding F-box/kelch-repeat protein At3g06240-like, with the protein product MCYSPESTPREIPIDVLIEKLNPAGGQNRHQARLDFDIRGSCDGLVCVEVHDSYKVRVFLWNPCTRECVEVKEGNGEDSYSLPMLHGFGYDYNSDDYKVLSVLYQSKTATYKSMIYTLRTNSWRRIQDYPLGASLTEKCATFVSGALYWLVRRILNDVFTKVIISLNLTSEAYMEVPQPDYGTNTRYDQYRVGALEGCLCLLVFNITSRFQKELWVMKEYGVKESWTKYLTIPQPLGCGNLISLSRLIWFLGNDEIVLDLDREMVLYNTKTKSRTYLGIPVCSYYKSHVYVESLVSLNAYNELGSK